The DNA window AACTGACCCACGGCGTCACCCAGTACACGGCGAACCTCGAGTACTACGGGCAGTCCGGAGCGCTCAACGAGTCGATGTCCGACGTCTTCGGCTCGCTGATCAAGCAGTACTCGCTGGGGCAGACGGCCCAGGAGGCGGACTGGCTGATCGGGGCCGGGCTGCTGGGGCCCGCCGTCGACAGCGGCCAGGCCCTGCGGTCGATGAAGGCGCCGGGAACCGCGTACGAGGACGACGAGCTGGGCAAGGACCCGCAGCCCGCGACCATGGACGACTACGTGCGGACCTCCCGCGACAACGGCGGCGTGCACATCAACTCCGGCATCCCCAACCACGCCTTCTACCTGGCCGCGACCGAGCTGGGCGGCAAGTCCTGGGAGCGGGCGGGGCAGATCTGGTACGACACCCTGACCGGCGGGGAGCTGGCCGTGGACGCGGACTTCGCGGACTTCGCCCGGCTGTCGGTGGCGGCGGCCGTGCGCCGGTTCGGGGACGGGGGCGCCGAGCACCGGGCCCTCCAGAAGGCGTGGTCGACGGTGGGCGTCCCGCTGGGCGGGTAGAGGGCTCCCATGCGGATCGAAGTGATCAGGACGGGCGGTTTCGCGGGCATCGAGCGCCGGGGCGAGGTGGACACCTCGGGCCGGCCGGACGAGGCCGAGTGGCGGGCCCTGGCGCTGCCGGCGCTGCGGCCCGCCGCGCCCGGGGGCGGGGGCGGGCCGGTACGGGACGGGTTCTCGTACCGGATCACGGTGGACGGCCGGACGGTGTCCTGCCAGGAGCCGGACCTGTCGCAGGCGCAGCGGGCGCTCGTCTCGCGGATCCTGAAGGAAGGCGCCTGAGCGGGCGGGCCATAACCCGGATGCCCGGACGCCGCCCCTTTGCTTGGATGACCGGATGACCGAGCACATGATCGATCCGATGCTGTCCGAGCTGGAGCACTACTACGACACGGTTCCGCGGGTGGGCGGGGCGCGGGCCGAGGACTTCGGGCCGCTGACCCTGTTCGTCCAGGAGGGCGCGGGCTGGCAGTACTACGCACGGCCCGCGCTCGGCGGCGCGGGCCCGGCGGGCGCCGCCGACGTGGAGCGGGTGCTGGCCCGGCAGCGGGAGCTGAAGGTCCCCGAGTCCTTCGAGTGGGTGGCCGAAACCACTCCCTCGCTGCGGGCCGCCGTGGAAGCGGCGGGACTGCGGGTCCACGCGCATCCGCTGATGGTCCTGGACCCGGCCGCGGCGGCGGCTCCCGCACATCCGGAGGTACGGCTGCTCGGCGCGGACGACCCGCTGCTCACGGCGGCGGTGACGGTCCCGGCGCTGGCCTTCGGGGCTCCCGGGACGGCGGTGGGCGAGGCGGGGCCGGCGGAACTGGCGGCGGCGGTGGCCGGTCCGGAGGCTGCGGAGCACCGGGCCCGGGTGTCCGCGATGATCGCGTCGGGCCGTACCGCGCTGGCGGCGGCGGTGCGGGACGGCGTGGTGCTGTGCGCGGGCCAGTACAACCCGGTCGGGGACGTGGCCGAGGTGGTGGGCGTCGGCACGCTGCCGGCGGCCCGCCGCCAGGGCCTGGCCCTCGGGGTCACGGCGGCCCTGGTCGCGCGGGCGCGCGAGCGCGGTGCCCGTACGGTGTTCCTCTCCGCGGGGGACGAGGACGTGGCCCGCGTCTACGTACGGGCCGGCTTCCGGCGGGTGGCGACGGCCCTGATCGCTGAGCCGTCCGCCTGAAGGCCCGGCGGGTTTGCCGGAACGGCAAGGATATTTGCCCGTCCGGATGGTACCGGCGCAGCATCGGCCGTATCGGCAGACCCGTACAGGAAGAGGCTCCCATGACCGACCACCACCACCCCCACCAGCAGCAGGGACCCGCCGCGGGCGAGGAGTTCTGGGACGCCCGCTACAGCGAGAGCGACCGCATCTGGAGCGGCAAGCCCAATGAGGTCCTGGTCCGCGAGGCCGCGGACCTCACCCCCGGCCGCGCCCTCGACATCGGCTGCGGCGAGGGGGCCGACGCGGTGTGGCTCGCCCGGCAGGGCTGGCACGTCACCGGCACCGACATCTCCGGGGTGGCCCTGGAGCGGGCGGCGCGGCACGCCGAGGAGGCGGAGCTCGCCGACCGCGTCGAGTGGCAGCGGCACGACCTCGCGGAGTCCTTCCCCGCCGGGGAGTTCGACCTGGTCTCCGCGTGCTTCCTGCACTCCTACGGGGACTTCCCCCGCGAGCGGATCCTGCGCACGGCCGCCGGGGCCGTGGCCCCCGGCGGGGTCCTGCTGATCGCGGGCCACGCGGGCGGACCCTCGTGGGACCCGGACAAGCACGCGGAGATCCACTTCCCGACCCCGGACGAGGTCCTGGCGCAGCTGGAACTGCCCGAGGGGGACTGGGAGGTCCTGCTGGCCGAGGCGTACGACCAGGCCATGACCGGCCCCGACGGCCGGCCCGCCACCCGTCCCGACAACGCGCTGAAGGTCCGCCGGCTGCGCTAGGCCCTGTCGTCGAAGTGGCGCCGGTCCCGCCCCGGCGCCCCCTGGGTCAGAAGCCCAGCTTGCGCAGCTGCTTGGGATCCCGCTGCCAGTCCTTGGCCACCTTCACGTGGAGGTCGAGGAAAACCGGGGTCCCGAGCAGCGCCTCGATGTGCTTGCGCGACTTCATCCCGACCTCCTTCAGTCGGGCGCCCTTCGGGCCGATGATGATGCCCTTCTGGCTCGGCCGCTCGATGTAGACGTTGGCGTGGATGTCGAGCAGCGGCCGGTCCGCCGGACGGTTCTCCCGCGGGATCATCTCCTCGACGACCACGGCGATGGAGTGCGGGAGCTCGTCCCGGACACCCTCCAGCGCGGCCTCGCGGATCAGCTCGGCGACCATGACCACCTCGGGCTCGTCGGTGAGGTCGCCCTCCGGGTACAGCGGCGGGCTCTCCGGCAGCAGCGGCGCGATCAGGTCGGCCAACAGCTGGACCTGGCTGTCGCCGACGGCGGAGACGGGCACGATCTCGGCCCACTCGAAGCCCAGCTCCTCGGCGAGCTGGTGGACGGCGATGAGCTGCTCGCCCACCGCCTTGGACTCGACCAGGTCGGTCTTGGTGATGATGGCGATCTTGGGGGTCTTCTTGATCCCCGCGAGCTCCTTGGCGATGAACTTGTCGCCGGGGCCGAGCTTCTGGTCGGCGGGCAGGCAGAAGCCGATCACGTCGACCTCGGCCCAGGTGGTGCGCACGATGTCGTTGAGGCGCTCGCCGAGCAGCGTCCGCGGCTTGTGCAGGCCGGGCGTGTCGACGAGGACGAGCTGGGCGTCGGGGCGGTGCACGATGCCGCGGACGGTGTGGCGGGTGGTCTGCGGCCGGTTGGAGGTGATCGCGACCTTGGTGCCCACGAGTGCGTTGGTGAGGGTCGACTTGCCCGCGTTGGGGCGGCCGACGAAGCAGGCGAAGCCCGCACGGTGCGGGCTGGTGGACTCGGGGGAACGATCGCTCATACGGGCCATTCTCCCCGATGCGGCCCCCAGCGCCGACCAGCCCATGGCCGCGAGGACGCTCCCGCCCGCGAGGAGGGTGCCGAGGAAGGGGTGCGCGGCGTAGGCGGCACGGCCCTGAGCTGTGGTTCCGCCGTCCCCGGCGCGCACCGTCAGCTCCGCGTGTTCCGCGGCGGGCGGGTCCTCCCAGCGGGCCTGGAGCCGGACTTCCTGACCGGGCAGCAGTTCGGCGGGCAGTCCGGTGAGGGCGCGCCCGGGCAGCGGCCGGCCGAGGGCCCCGGAGGCGGTGAGGGCGGCGCGCGGGCGGAGGGTGACGTTGCCGATGTTGTGGAGCGTGTACGCGACCCGCGCGCCGGAGCCCTCCCGGCGGACGGCCACGTCCCGCACGACCAGGGCGGGGGCGGTCGGGCCGGCCACCCGCAGGTACACGCGGGCGGCGACGGCCTGCTGGACGCCGATGCCCCGGTCCGTGCCGGCGGGCCCGTCCTCCAGGGCCACGATGGCGCCGGGGTGGTCCCCGGGTTCCGCCCGGTCGGGGACGGTCAGGGTGAAGGCGACGCCGACCGACCCGCGGGCCGGTACGGTGACCCGCTCCCGGTCGAGCTTCGCCCACGCGGCGGCGGCCAGCCGCGGCTCCTCGGGGCCGCGGAGGGCGAAGCCGCCGTCCCGGGGGGTGTGGTACGCGTCGGCGGCGTAGAGCCGGAAGGTGCGGGGGCGGTCGGTGCGGTTGGCGATGGTCACGGAGTCGGCGACGGACTGGCCGGGGGCGGCGGCGAGGTAGAAGTAGGGCCGCTGGCCGACGGAGTTGGCTGCGGGGAGCACGGACCACTGGCCGTTGTCCGCGGCCTTTGCCGTCCCGGCGGACCCGAGGAGTACGGCGGCGAGCACAGCCAAGACCGCCGCCGCGTGGGGCCATACCGCCGGAGGGGCAGCCACTCCGGGGATCGAGGAGCGGGCGCGGAGCGCCGTACGGGGTTTGGGGCGGAGCGCCGTACGGGGTTCGGGGCGGAGTCCCGGGAGACGGGAAGGGGCGGGGTGGGGAGCGGCCCCGCGCGGCGGCACCCGCGCCGTCACGACAGGGTCAGCGTCAGGACCGCCGCGTACGCGCCCGGTGGGGTGTAGCGCGGGACCCGCAGGGTGACCGCGGCGTCGACGGTGAAGGTGCCGCCGGCCGGCGCCGCGTCGGGCGTGGAGGCCAGCACCGCGCCCTCGGGGCCGACCGCGCCCGCGCTGCCGGCCGTACAGGGGCTCGGGCTGCCCGCCCCGGCGGTGCAGGAGGGGGTCCAGGAGAGGGAGGCGCCGGGGATGCGCACCCCGCCCGGTCCGGTGAAGTCGGTGACCTTGCCGGTCAGGGTCCAGCCGGCCGGGCCGCCGCGGGTGTCCTTGACGGTGACGGTCCCGATCCGGCCGGGCGCGGCCCCGCCGTCTCCGTACGGGACGGCGCCCAAGGCGATCTCCTCGCCGGCCTGGGTCATGCCGAGGGTGCCCGAAGGGGCGGTGACGGTGAGCTTCTGGGTGCCGGGGGCCGGCGGGGCGGCGGCGATCACCGTGTAGGCGGCCGGGCCGGAGCCCCGCCCGGAGGACCAGGCCGCGCCCTCGTACGCGACGACCGCGGTGGTGGCCCGATCGGTGACGGGCAGCTCCGCCAGGACCGTGCCGAGCCCGTCCGCGGTGGCGGTAACCCGGTCGGCGGTCTCGGCGGCGCCGGCCCGGCCGGCCACCGTGACGGCCGCGCCCGGGGTGAACCCGGCTCCGGTGATCTTGACCTTGTCGCCGGGCTTGCCGTGGGCTGCGGCGAGCGCCACATGGCGGAGGTTGGCCGTCGGCAGCGGGGTCGCGGTGAGGCGCTCGGAGGCGGGGGCCGGGGCCGCGGCGGTGCACACGGTGGCGAGGTCCAGCGGATGCCCGGTGTGCAGGATGTAGGCGCCGGGGGCCAGGGTGGTCCCACCGGGCGCGGTGACGGTGAAGGTGCCCGTCATGGTGACGGCGGGCAGCGGAGCTCCTGCCGCCACGGGGCCGTTGCGCCGGGCGCCGACCACGGTGACCTCGCCGCTCTGGGCCCCCGCGAGCATGACCCGCCCGGTCGGGGTCAGCACGTCGGCGGGCAGTTCGCCGCCGGCCGGGTTGACGGCGGGCCCGGCGGCCACCTGGTAGGTCACGGTGACGGTGTCGCCGACCCGCGGGGCGGGGTTGTCGACGCTGACGCGGGCGCGGGTCGGCCCGTCGGCCGGCGGGAGTCCGGCCTCCTGCGGCGGCAGGCAGTGGGTGGGGAACTCCACCTGCCCCGGCCGTCCGGCGGTCGGCATCGTGCCCTCGGCTGCTGCCGGTGCGCTCAGCGCGCCCCCGGCCGCGGCCGCGAGCACGGCCATGCCCACGGCCGCCGACCATCTGCTGCTGCGCGCCCCTGTTCGCACTGCCCGCCCCCCGCGCTCCGCCGCCCCGACAGGGGGCCATTCACGAGCGGGCGGCGGAAGAAGTCAAGGCGCGGGCCCGGCATCAACTGATGACCCATCAGGAGATGTCAGCGATGGGACGGGGAGGGGCGCCGGGGACGGCGCGGCGCCCGCCACCCGGAACGTGCGCCGGTAGGCCGTCGGGCTCACTCCCAGCGCCGCCTGCACGTGCTTGCGCAGCGACTGCGCGGTCCCGAAGCCCGCCTCCCGCGCCACCTGTTCCATCGGCAGTTCCGTCCGCTCCAGCAGCCGCCGGGCCCGCTCCAGCCGCTGGCCGAGGATCCACTGGCCGGGGCTCACCCCCGACTCCTCCCGGAACCGGCGCGTGAAGGTGCGTACGGACACGGCCTCCTGGCGGGCCAGGTCGGTCAGGCGCAGCGGTTCGTGCAGCCGGTCCAGCATCCAGGCGCGGACCGCCGCGGTGCCGGCGAGCCGCGGCTGCGGCATCGGCCGTTCGATGAACTGGGCCTGTCCGCCGTCCCGGTGCGGCGGTACGACGGTCCGCCGGGCCACCTCGTTCGCGACGGCCGCGCCGTGGTCGCGGCGCACGATGTGCAGGCACAGGTCGATCCCGGCGGCGACGCCGGCGGAGGTGAGCACGTCCCCGTCGTCGGTGTAGAGCACGTCCGGGTCGACCCGGACGGCCGGGAACACCTTCTGGAAGTGTTCGGCGGAGGCCCAGTGGGTGGTGGCCCGGCGGCCGTCGAGGTAGCCCGCGGCGGCGAGCACGTAGCCGCCGGTGCAGATGGAGACGAGCCGGGTGCCGGGCCGGATGTGCGCGAGGGCCCCGGCGAGCTCCTCGGTCAGCCGGCCGTGCTCGTGGACGGGGCCGAGTTCGTAGGAGGCCGGCACGACCACGGTGTCGGCGGTGGCCAGCAGCCACGGGCCGTGCTCGACGTGGATCGCGAAGTCGGCGTCGGTGGGCACCGGGCCGGGGGCCAGCCCACAGGTCAGGATCTCGTACAGCGGCCGCCCGGCCGGATCCTTGGCCCGACCGAATATCCGGTGCGGGATGCCGAGCTCGAAGGGGAGCAGCCCGGCGAGGGCGAGTACGACGACGCGGTGGGGCGGGGCTTGCGGCTCCATGGCCCGATCGTATCGAAGCATGACAGTCAGGCCACTGTCCTGGGTGGGCCCGTGCGCCGGAAGCTGTCCGGGTGACACAGACAGACTCCGCCCCCACGGCGGCCCCGCGCAGTCCCCGGCAGGCCGGGCGCGTGCACCGCGCCTGGTTCGTCGCGGCCGTCGCCTTCGTGACGATCATCGGCTCCGCCGCCTTCGCCTCCCTGCCAGGCCTGCTCATCGAGCCGCTGCACGAGGAGTTCGACTGGTCGCGCGGCACGATCGGCTTCGCCGTCTCCGTCAACCTCGCGCTGTACGGGCTGACCGCGCCGTTCGCGGCCGCCCTGATGGACCGCTTCGGCATCCGCCGGGTCGTGGCGCCGGCCCTGCTGGTCATCGCCGGCGGCTCGGTCGCCACGGTCTGGATGACCGCCGCGTGGCAGCTGGTGCTGTTCTGGGGCGTCCTGGTGGGCCTGGGCAGCGGCTCCATGGCCCTGGCCTTCGCGGCGACGGTGACCAACCGGTGGTTCACCGCACGGCGCGGCCTGGTCACCGGGATCCTGACGGCGGCCGGGGCCTCCGGCCAGCTGGTCTTCCTGCCGCTGCTGTCCTGGCTGGTGGAGGAGCACGGCTGGCGCCCGGCGGCGGTCACCGTCTCGCTCACCGCGCTCACGGTGGTCCCCTTCGTGTGGCTGCTGCTGCGCGACCACCCGGCGGACGTGGGCCTGGCCCCGTACGGGGGCACGTACGCGCCGAAGCCGGCGCCGGTGCCGGGCGCCGCCCGCAGGGCGGTCACCGTCCTGGGCAAGGCGGCCCGGACCGGCCCCTTCTGGTTGCTGGCGGGCACCTTCGCGATCTGCGGGGCCTCCACGAACGGCCTGGTCAAGACCCACTTCGTACCGGCGGCCCACGACCACGGCATGCCGGTGACGGCGGCGGCCGGACTGCTGGCGGTGATCGGCGTCTTCGACGTGGTCGGCACCGTGGCCTCGGGCTGGTTCACCGACCGCTTCGAGGCACGGCGGCTGCTGGCGGTCTACTACGCCCTGCGCGGGGTCTCGCTGCTCTTCCTGCCGATGCTGCTGGCCCCGGCCGTGCACCCGCCGATGATCTTCTTCATCGTCTTCTACGGCCTGGACTGGGTGGCGACCGTCCCGCCGACCATCGCCCTGTGCCGCGAGCACTACGGGGAGGACGGGGCCGTCGTCTTCGGCTGGGTGCTGGCCTCGCACCAGGTGGGCGCGGCGGCCGTGGCCTTCCTGGGCGGGCTGGCCCGGGACGTCTTCGGCTCGTACGACGTCGTCTGGTACGCCTCGGGCGCGCTGTGCGCGATGGCGGCGCTGATGTCGATGGTGATCCGGCGCCGCCCGGCTCCGGCCGCGACGGGCGTCCCGGCCGGAGCGTAGGACGCCGGGCCGTCAGCCCGCGGGAGTGGTGGACTTCAGGGTGCCGTCCGGGCCCGCCAGGAGCACCGGGGTGTCCGGGCCGCCCAGGTCGCGGACCGCGGCGCGGTCCGCGTCGGCCGGGGCGTCGGCGGAGCTGACGACGGCGGCGGCCTCGAGCGACCGGGCCCCGCTGGCCACGGCCATCGCGACGGCGGTCTGCAACGCGCTCAGCTTCAGGGAGTCCAGCTCCACCGTGCCGGCGGCGTAGGTGCGGCCGGTCTCGTCGCGCACCGCCGCCCCCTCCGGCACTCCGTTGCGGGCCCGGGCGCTGCGCGCCAGCGTGATGATCTTGCTGTCCTCGGGGTCGATCCCGGTGGTGTCGGTCATGGGCGAAGCATAGGGAGCGTCCGGACGGGGCCGTACGACGGCCCCGCCCCCGCGGCCCGGCCGCGCCGCGTCACGGCCGGTCGAGCCGCAGCCGCTCCGCCTTCGGCAAACCCGCCACGACCAGGTCGTAGGAGTCCTCCACGAGCTCCCGGACCAGCGCGTCCGGCAGGCCGCCGGGCCCGCCCACGGTCACCGTGTTCCAGTGCCGCTTGTTCATGTGGTAGCCCGGCACGATCGCCTCGTGCTCCGTACGCAGCCGCACGGCCAGCTCCGGCTCGCACTTGAGGTTGACCTTCAGCGGCTCCGCGTCCAGCGCCGAGAGCGCGAACATCTTGCCCAGCACCTTGAACACCGAGGTCTCCGGGGTGAACGGGAACTCCTCCACCGCCGCGTTGAAGCCGAGGCAGAACTCCCGCAGCTGCGCCGGGGTCATTCCCCCTCCTCCCCCGCGGCCTCCACCGCGGGCACCACCGGTTCCACCAGCACCGTCACGATCTTGTTCCGCCGCCCGGCCGGGGACTCGGCCGTCAGCCGCAGCGGGCGCCCGTCCGGCAGCTCCACCAGCGCTGAGGCACCCGCGATGGGCACCCGGCCCAGCGCCTTCGCCAGCAGGCCGCCGACCGTCTCCACGTCCTCGTCGTCGAAGGCCTCGACCTTGAACAGCTCACCGAGGTCGGTGATGTCGAGGCGCGCCGTGACCCGGTAGCGGTCCTCGCCCAGGTCCTCGACCGGCGGGAGCTCCCGGTCGTACTCGTCGGTGATCTCCCCGACGATCTCCTCCAGGATGTCCTCGATCGTGACGATGCCCGCCGTGCCGCCGTACTCGTCGATGACGACCGCCACGTGGTTGCGCACCTGCTGCATCTCGCGCAGCAGGTCGCCCGCGTTCTTGGTGTCCGGCACGAAGACCGCCGACCGCATGACCGTGGAGACCAGGTCGGACTCGGCCTCCCGGCTGATGTGGGTCTTGCGGACCAGGTCCTTCAGGTAGACGATCCCGACGATGTCGTCCTCGTTCTCCCCGGTGACCGGGATGCGCGAGAAGCCGGAGCGCAGCGCGAGCGTGGTCGCCTGACGGACCGTCTTGTACCGCTCGATGCACACCAGGTCGGTGCGCGGCACCATCACCTCGCGCACCAGGGTGTCGCCGAGCTCGAAGACCTGGTGCACCATCCGGCGCTCGTCGTCCTCGATCAGCGACTCCCGCTCCGCGAGGTCCACCATCGCGCGCAGCTCGGCCTCGGAGGCGAACGGCCCCTTGCGGAACCCCTTCCCGGGCGTGAGCGCGTTGCCGATGAGGATCAGCAGCTGCGGAATGGGTCCCATCACCCGCGCGAGCGGTACGAGGACGTAAGCGGCCGCCGTCGCGGTGTTCAGCGGATGCTGGCGGCCGATCGTGCGCGGGGACACGCCCACGGCGACGAAGGACACCAGCACCATCACCGCGATGGCCACGAGCAGCGCGGTCCAGGTCTCCCCGAACTCGCCGAGGCAGACGTAGGTGACGAGGACACCGGCCGCCATCTCGCAGGTGACCCGGACCAGCAGCGCCACATTGAGGTAGCGGGTGGGGTCGCCGGCCACCTGCGCGAGCTTCTCGCTGCCGCGCCGGCCCTCACGTACGGCCTGCTCGGCGCGGAAGCTCGAGATGCGGGCGATGCCGGACTCGGCGCACGCCGCGAACCAGGCCACGACCACCAGCAGGACGGCCCCGGTGATCAGTTGCGGGCCGTTCACGAGACGGTGGGTGCCGGGGACGGACCGGTCATGCCGCGGTCGGCCCGCCAACCGTCGACGATCGCGGCCTGCAGACCGAACATCTCGGCCTTCTCGTCGGGCTCCTCGTGGTCGTACCCGAGCAGGTGCAGCACCCCGTGGACGGTCAGGAGCTGGAGCTCCTCGTCCATGGAGTGCTGCGTCGGGGCGTCCTCGCCCTGCTTCTTGGCGACCTCGGGGCAGAGCACGATGTCACCGAGGAGCCCCTGCGGGGGCTCCTCGTCGTCCTTCGCCGGCGGACGGAGCTCGTCCATCGGGAAGGACATGACGTCGGTGGGTCCGGGCAGGTCCATCCACTGGATGTGGAGCTGCTCCATGGCGTCCTCGTCGATGACGATGACGGAGAGCTCCGAGAGCGGGTGGATCCGCATCCGGGTGAGCGCGTAGCGGGCGATGTCGAGGATCGCCTGCTCGTCGACCTCGGTTCCGGACTCGTTGTTGACGTCGATCGACATGGTGCGCTTGGTTCTACTTCCGCTGGTGGCCGTTCGCGGCCTGCTGGCTGTCGTCGTACTTCTCGTACGCGTCGACGATACGGCCGACCAGCTTGTGGCGGACGACATCCTCGGACGTGAGCCGCGAGAAGTGGATGTCCGGAACCCCTTCGAGGATCGACTGGACCTGACGCAGACCGCTCTTGGTGCCGCCCGGCAGGTCGACCTGCGTGATGTCACCGGTGATGACGATCTTCGAATCGAACCCGAGCCGGGTCAGGAACATCTTCATCTGCTCCGGGCTCGTGTTCTGCGCCTCGTCGAGGACGACGAACGCCTCGTTGAGGGTGCGCCCGCGCATGTACGCCAGCGGGGCCACCTCGATGGTCCCGGCGGCCATGAGCCGCGGGATCGAGTCCGGGTCCAGCATGTCGTGCAGCGCGTCGTAGAGCGGCCGCAGGTACGGGTCGATCTTGTCGAAGAGCGTGCCCGGCAGGAAGCCGAGCCGCTCCCCCGCCTCGACGGCGGGCCGGGTCAGGATGATCCGGCTGACCTGCTTGGACTGCAGGGCCTGGACCGCCTTGGCCATGGCGAGGTAGGTCTTGCCCGTACCGGCGGGGCCGATGCCGAACACGATCGTGTTCTTGTCGATGGCGTCGACGTACCGCTTCTGGTTGAGGGTCTTGGGCCGGATCGTGCGGCCTCGGCTGGAGAGGATGTTCTGAGTGAGCACCTCGGCGGGAGTCTCCTCCGGGCCGCCCTCCTTGCCGTTGCCGCTCGCCTTCAGCATGGCGATCGAGCGTTCCACTGCGTCCTCCGTCATCGGCTGCCCGGTGCGGAGCACCAGCATCATCTCGTCGAACAGGCGCTGGATCAGAGCGACTTCCGCCGCCGCCCCGATCGCGCTGACCTGGTTGCCCCGAACATGGATGTCGGCCTCCGGAAAGGCCTTCTCGATCACTCGCAACAGGGCGTCACCGGAACCGAGCACTGTCACCATCGGGTGCGTGGCCGGAACGGTGAAGTGGGCTCGCGCCTGGCCCGGCGCTGGGATGTGGGTTGTCGGTGTCTGAGTCATGGGCCGGCACTGTGGCCTGCGCATACCTCCCGCTGAGGGGCCGCGCCGATCGACGACCTCCGGAATACCAAGCGTACGTCGCCGCCGCGGCATCCCCGAGAGGTTTTCCACCCGCACTCGAGCGGCAGGGGCCCGGAGGGCGGGCCACAGGCCTAGGCGGAGTGGCGGAAGCCGATGGTGGGCACGGCACGGCGCCGGGCCGCCGGGGTCGCCGGGGTCGGGATCAGGTCGTCCAGGAAGGCGTAGCGGCCGCGCAGCCCGGCCGGGGCCGACCGCCACCAGTGGGCCACCTCCGGCCAGCCGGGGGCCGAGAGGGAGCCGCCGAACTCCTGGACCGACAGGGCCGCCGTCAGCCCCGCGAAGGCGAGGCGGTCCGCCAGCGGCCAGCCCGCCAGGGTGCCGGTGACGAAGCCCGCCACGTAGACGTCGCCCGCCCCGGTCGGGTCCAGCTCGTCCACCGCGATTCCCGGGACGTGGGCCGTCTCGCCCGTCCGCCCGTCGACGGCGTACGAGCCCTCCGGGCCCATC is part of the Streptomyces subrutilus genome and encodes:
- a CDS encoding M4 family metallopeptidase; translation: MDASLTPRHPVFCTVVPPHLLDRIARSDDPRRARAALSTLERDSLMRTRRRVTTVQGVAPAVPAAPSDEPDRTVYDARHRTRLPGTKVRGEGDPAGQDVTVNRAYAGLGATFDLFLKGFGRRSIDNAGLALDATVHYGEDYNNAFWDGQQMVFGDGDGDLFLDFTVSLDVIGHELTHGVTQYTANLEYYGQSGALNESMSDVFGSLIKQYSLGQTAQEADWLIGAGLLGPAVDSGQALRSMKAPGTAYEDDELGKDPQPATMDDYVRTSRDNGGVHINSGIPNHAFYLAATELGGKSWERAGQIWYDTLTGGELAVDADFADFARLSVAAAVRRFGDGGAEHRALQKAWSTVGVPLGG
- a CDS encoding protealysin inhibitor emfourin, with product MRIEVIRTGGFAGIERRGEVDTSGRPDEAEWRALALPALRPAAPGGGGGPVRDGFSYRITVDGRTVSCQEPDLSQAQRALVSRILKEGA
- a CDS encoding GNAT family N-acetyltransferase; this translates as MTEHMIDPMLSELEHYYDTVPRVGGARAEDFGPLTLFVQEGAGWQYYARPALGGAGPAGAADVERVLARQRELKVPESFEWVAETTPSLRAAVEAAGLRVHAHPLMVLDPAAAAAPAHPEVRLLGADDPLLTAAVTVPALAFGAPGTAVGEAGPAELAAAVAGPEAAEHRARVSAMIASGRTALAAAVRDGVVLCAGQYNPVGDVAEVVGVGTLPAARRQGLALGVTAALVARARERGARTVFLSAGDEDVARVYVRAGFRRVATALIAEPSA
- a CDS encoding SAM-dependent methyltransferase; amino-acid sequence: MTDHHHPHQQQGPAAGEEFWDARYSESDRIWSGKPNEVLVREAADLTPGRALDIGCGEGADAVWLARQGWHVTGTDISGVALERAARHAEEAELADRVEWQRHDLAESFPAGEFDLVSACFLHSYGDFPRERILRTAAGAVAPGGVLLIAGHAGGPSWDPDKHAEIHFPTPDEVLAQLELPEGDWEVLLAEAYDQAMTGPDGRPATRPDNALKVRRLR
- the era gene encoding GTPase Era, which codes for MARMSDRSPESTSPHRAGFACFVGRPNAGKSTLTNALVGTKVAITSNRPQTTRHTVRGIVHRPDAQLVLVDTPGLHKPRTLLGERLNDIVRTTWAEVDVIGFCLPADQKLGPGDKFIAKELAGIKKTPKIAIITKTDLVESKAVGEQLIAVHQLAEELGFEWAEIVPVSAVGDSQVQLLADLIAPLLPESPPLYPEGDLTDEPEVVMVAELIREAALEGVRDELPHSIAVVVEEMIPRENRPADRPLLDIHANVYIERPSQKGIIIGPKGARLKEVGMKSRKHIEALLGTPVFLDLHVKVAKDWQRDPKQLRKLGF
- a CDS encoding beta-xylosidase is translated as MAVLAAAAGGALSAPAAAEGTMPTAGRPGQVEFPTHCLPPQEAGLPPADGPTRARVSVDNPAPRVGDTVTVTYQVAAGPAVNPAGGELPADVLTPTGRVMLAGAQSGEVTVVGARRNGPVAAGAPLPAVTMTGTFTVTAPGGTTLAPGAYILHTGHPLDLATVCTAAAPAPASERLTATPLPTANLRHVALAAAHGKPGDKVKITGAGFTPGAAVTVAGRAGAAETADRVTATADGLGTVLAELPVTDRATTAVVAYEGAAWSSGRGSGPAAYTVIAAAPPAPGTQKLTVTAPSGTLGMTQAGEEIALGAVPYGDGGAAPGRIGTVTVKDTRGGPAGWTLTGKVTDFTGPGGVRIPGASLSWTPSCTAGAGSPSPCTAGSAGAVGPEGAVLASTPDAAPAGGTFTVDAAVTLRVPRYTPPGAYAAVLTLTLS
- a CDS encoding GlxA family transcriptional regulator, with amino-acid sequence MEPQAPPHRVVVLALAGLLPFELGIPHRIFGRAKDPAGRPLYEILTCGLAPGPVPTDADFAIHVEHGPWLLATADTVVVPASYELGPVHEHGRLTEELAGALAHIRPGTRLVSICTGGYVLAAAGYLDGRRATTHWASAEHFQKVFPAVRVDPDVLYTDDGDVLTSAGVAAGIDLCLHIVRRDHGAAVANEVARRTVVPPHRDGGQAQFIERPMPQPRLAGTAAVRAWMLDRLHEPLRLTDLARQEAVSVRTFTRRFREESGVSPGQWILGQRLERARRLLERTELPMEQVAREAGFGTAQSLRKHVQAALGVSPTAYRRTFRVAGAAPSPAPLPVPSLTSPDGSSVDAGPAP
- a CDS encoding MFS transporter; the encoded protein is MTQTDSAPTAAPRSPRQAGRVHRAWFVAAVAFVTIIGSAAFASLPGLLIEPLHEEFDWSRGTIGFAVSVNLALYGLTAPFAAALMDRFGIRRVVAPALLVIAGGSVATVWMTAAWQLVLFWGVLVGLGSGSMALAFAATVTNRWFTARRGLVTGILTAAGASGQLVFLPLLSWLVEEHGWRPAAVTVSLTALTVVPFVWLLLRDHPADVGLAPYGGTYAPKPAPVPGAARRAVTVLGKAARTGPFWLLAGTFAICGASTNGLVKTHFVPAAHDHGMPVTAAAGLLAVIGVFDVVGTVASGWFTDRFEARRLLAVYYALRGVSLLFLPMLLAPAVHPPMIFFIVFYGLDWVATVPPTIALCREHYGEDGAVVFGWVLASHQVGAAAVAFLGGLARDVFGSYDVVWYASGALCAMAALMSMVIRRRPAPAATGVPAGA
- a CDS encoding cytidine deaminase — translated: MTDTTGIDPEDSKIITLARSARARNGVPEGAAVRDETGRTYAAGTVELDSLKLSALQTAVAMAVASGARSLEAAAVVSSADAPADADRAAVRDLGGPDTPVLLAGPDGTLKSTTPAG
- a CDS encoding MmcQ/YjbR family DNA-binding protein — its product is MTPAQLREFCLGFNAAVEEFPFTPETSVFKVLGKMFALSALDAEPLKVNLKCEPELAVRLRTEHEAIVPGYHMNKRHWNTVTVGGPGGLPDALVRELVEDSYDLVVAGLPKAERLRLDRP